GCATCTTCGCTTAAAACAATCCTGTGATTCTGCGCTTAAAATTGCAAAATATCTACAATCTCACGAACAAGTTGATCAAGTGTTTTATCCTGGTCTTGAAGATCATCCAGGACATGATATTGCCAAAAAACAAATGCGTCAATTTGGCGGCATGCTTAGTTTTTCGGTGAAAGGCGGATTGGATGCTGTACGTGAATTTCTCCCACAACTAAAATATGCTAATCGTGCAGCAAACTTAGGAGCGGTGGAAACAACCGTCGGTCCGGCTCGTACGACTAGTCATGTAGAGAACACTCCGGAGGAAAGAGCAGAACTAGGCATCCCGGAAAGTTTAGTCCGCTATTCAGTGGGAATAGAAGATACACAAGACTTAATTAACGATCTAGAACAAGCAATGGCTCACATCTCCGAAAAAATGGTAGCGAAACGATAATAAAACAGGAGGAATAAAGATGAACTCCGGGCAAATGCTGCATAGAAAAGCTCAAGAAATGCACTCTTCTCTCGTAAAGTGGCGTCGTTATCTGCATCAGCTTCCGGAGCTTAGTTTTCAAGAAATAAATACAGCTTCGTTTGTCGAATCAAAGCTGCGTAAAATAACTGGAATGAAAGTACTGGCTGGAAAACAAGAAACAGGTATTAAGACGGGTGTAGCTGGAATCTTAAAGAAAGGAGAAGGTCCCGTTGTCGCATTAAGAGCCGATATGGATGCTCTCCCTATTCGTGAAGAAAACGAAGCAATCTATAAATCTCAGCATGATGGAGTGATGCATGCTTGTGGACATGATGCACACACATCTATTCTTCTAGGGGCAGCACATTTACTTGCAGATAGTGATATCCCGTTTTCGGGTACTGTAAAGTTTTTATTTCAGCCTGCAGAAGAAGATACGGATCAATCAGGGCGAACGGGAGCTCCGTATTTCATTGAACATGGATTATTAGATGACGTTTCGATGGCGTTTGCACTGCATATGGATCCAGAACATGAGCCAGGAAACATTAAACTTCATGCTGGTCCTAGTATGGCAAATGTGGATACTTTTAAAGGAATTATACAAGGTACGGGCGGCCATGGTGCCTATCCTCATTTAGGAACGGATCCAATCTGGATGTTATCTTTTGTTCTTCAAGCAATACAAGGCGTTGCCGCTAGAAAAACATCCCCGTTATCACCAGCAGTTATAAGCGTCGGGGAAATTAAAACGGGATCTTCTACGAACGTTATACCAGAAAAAGTAACACTACAAGGAACGATGCGAAGCTATGACAGGGATACTAGACGCCATTTAGTAGAAGAACTAGAAAATGCTTTTTCCATTACACACTCCATGGGAGGAATGTATGAGCTTGATATCGAACGTGGAGAACCTGCTTTAAATAACGATGTGAAAGCGGTAAGCATTTACCACTCAGTCATACAGGAATACTTTTCAAGTTTTCATATTTTAAATGAACCTTATGGACTCGGTGGAGAAGATTTCGGGCATATAGCTGAAAAAGTACCAGCTGCAATGCTGTTTTTAGGGGCGGGTTT
This DNA window, taken from Alteribacillus bidgolensis, encodes the following:
- a CDS encoding M20 metallopeptidase family protein gives rise to the protein MNSGQMLHRKAQEMHSSLVKWRRYLHQLPELSFQEINTASFVESKLRKITGMKVLAGKQETGIKTGVAGILKKGEGPVVALRADMDALPIREENEAIYKSQHDGVMHACGHDAHTSILLGAAHLLADSDIPFSGTVKFLFQPAEEDTDQSGRTGAPYFIEHGLLDDVSMAFALHMDPEHEPGNIKLHAGPSMANVDTFKGIIQGTGGHGAYPHLGTDPIWMLSFVLQAIQGVAARKTSPLSPAVISVGEIKTGSSTNVIPEKVTLQGTMRSYDRDTRRHLVEELENAFSITHSMGGMYELDIERGEPALNNDVKAVSIYHSVIQEYFSSFHILNEPYGLGGEDFGHIAEKVPAAMLFLGAGFTEKENRGLHMPCFDIQEDILPVGVSLLAGAALHYINEAEE